A single window of Arcobacter venerupis DNA harbors:
- the peaB gene encoding quinohemoprotein amine dehydrogenase maturation protein — translation MSNNELKINKQNYRIVRNSSENLLFHVPTTSLFELDETNEKLINRLNSEIVKITDFSKEELIELEKLNIIGKEEKQKYIEVKNFPATTLILNVASGCNLSCTYCYKADLETLSNSGNMTFETASKAIEHLYEGAPNQKIYNVTFFGGEPLSNFKLIQDVTSYAVEFFKEKKAMVDFTITTNGTLLTKEIITFLQENKFGVTISIDGPKEIHNKTRLTNAGTGSYDAVRKKVELLLSMYSDRPIGARVTLTRGVTQIEEIWNHLFNDLKFAEVGFAPATASDNAIFNLSEHELIKVFNEFKLMGEKYIDSALQGEFNGFSNIHRLLGDIHAGRKKKLPCGAGVGLLSVSHEGSFDLCHRFTGSDFGNFGNVKIGLDKPKLSNFIEKRLNTKDGDCSTCHIRNLCAGGCYHESYIRYNDPTKAVLHYCDIMRDWIDFGLYAYAKIRNNNPEFFSLYFKEEKGDVNGLI, via the coding sequence ATGAGTAATAATGAATTAAAAATAAATAAACAAAACTACAGAATTGTTAGAAACAGTAGTGAAAATTTACTTTTTCATGTTCCTACAACTTCACTTTTTGAACTTGATGAAACAAATGAAAAATTAATAAATAGATTAAATAGTGAAATAGTTAAAATAACTGATTTTTCAAAAGAAGAGTTAATTGAACTTGAAAAACTAAATATTATTGGAAAAGAAGAGAAACAAAAATATATAGAAGTTAAAAATTTTCCAGCAACAACTTTAATTTTGAATGTGGCATCAGGCTGCAATCTAAGTTGTACTTATTGTTATAAAGCAGATTTAGAAACATTAAGTAATAGTGGAAATATGACTTTTGAAACAGCTTCAAAAGCAATAGAACATTTATATGAAGGTGCGCCTAATCAAAAAATTTATAATGTAACTTTTTTTGGAGGAGAACCTTTAAGTAATTTTAAATTAATTCAAGATGTAACTTCTTATGCAGTTGAGTTTTTCAAAGAAAAAAAAGCGATGGTAGATTTTACTATTACAACAAATGGAACATTATTGACAAAAGAGATTATAACTTTTTTACAAGAAAATAAATTTGGTGTAACGATAAGTATAGATGGTCCCAAAGAGATTCACAATAAAACAAGACTTACAAACGCAGGAACTGGAAGTTATGATGCAGTAAGAAAAAAAGTAGAACTACTTTTAAGTATGTATTCAGACAGACCAATTGGTGCAAGAGTAACACTAACTAGAGGTGTAACTCAAATTGAAGAGATTTGGAATCATCTATTTAATGATTTAAAATTTGCAGAAGTTGGTTTTGCACCTGCAACTGCAAGTGATAATGCAATATTTAATTTAAGTGAGCATGAGCTTATAAAAGTTTTTAATGAGTTTAAATTAATGGGTGAAAAATATATAGATTCAGCACTACAAGGTGAATTTAATGGCTTTTCAAATATTCATAGATTACTAGGTGACATTCATGCAGGAAGAAAGAAAAAACTTCCTTGTGGTGCGGGAGTTGGATTATTATCTGTAAGCCATGAAGGTAGTTTTGATTTATGCCATAGATTTACAGGAAGCGATTTTGGTAATTTTGGAAATGTAAAAATAGGGCTTGATAAACCAAAATTATCAAACTTTATAGAAAAAAGATTAAATACAAAAGATGGAGATTGTTCAACTTGTCATATTAGAAATCTTTGTGCAGGTGGATGTTACCATGAAAGTTATATTAGATACAACGATCCTACAAAAGCAGTTTTACACTACTGCGATATTATGAGAGATTGGATTGATTTTGGATTATATGCCTATGCAAAAATCAGAAATAATAATCCAGAGTTTTTTAGTTTATATTTTAAAGAAGAAAAAGGAGACGTAAATGGGCTTATTTAA
- the qhpC gene encoding quinohemoprotein amine dehydrogenase subunit gamma, translating into MGLFKPLNPKADLLNKSIKEGREKEVVAMSSIVGCTSTFDPGWEVDAFGGVAGLCQPMESDLYGCSDPCWWPTQVPDTMNNPGWSSKAPASSKDWRELNSVFPITDK; encoded by the coding sequence ATGGGCTTATTTAAACCTTTAAATCCAAAAGCAGATTTGTTAAATAAATCTATAAAAGAAGGACGGGAAAAAGAAGTTGTTGCAATGTCGAGCATTGTTGGATGTACCTCTACATTTGATCCAGGTTGGGAAGTAGATGCTTTTGGTGGAGTTGCAGGTCTTTGTCAACCAATGGAGTCAGATTTATATGGATGTTCTGATCCTTGTTGGTGGCCAACACAAGTTCCTGATACTATGAATAATCCAGGTTGGAGTTCAAAAGCACCTGCAAGTTCAAAAGATTGGAGAGAACTAAATTCAGTTTTCCCAATAACTGATAAATAA
- the peaD gene encoding quinohemoprotein amine dehydrogenase subunit beta: MKKVSILTSLVLSIFISGCSLTQPTTPTNDTQKKLEKNRDYLATVSRKNELHIVDSTTNKVLKTCKLQGDYMSGGMMISPDGTKAYVLQDTWGAIYGYDLNSCENFFRAKLSYDNVRAMSIFSFTLSTDGKKLYTISNPTQMLNDRYKVLDPVFKTFSTADGLEAKPVDSFKAPRQITVMATADDGTLYASGSNIYKIDPEKKEFTIAAKLRNWDKVNYSSADVLAMWPIGNVSKEFLLMYTAAKFPNDKMDMNEAQLVWGATRVDLKTNEIVQEDFAPLESVMFTGMTHPKDTNLLYGVLTDLTKFDRKNQKVLKRVYLDHSYYCINFATDASKIYLGGTFNDIAVYNPDTLEKIETIKLPEGDVGAGTLQVFRIK; the protein is encoded by the coding sequence ATGAAAAAAGTTTCAATATTAACATCATTAGTTTTAAGTATATTTATTAGTGGTTGTAGTTTAACTCAACCAACAACTCCCACTAATGATACTCAGAAAAAACTAGAAAAAAATAGAGATTATTTAGCAACAGTAAGTAGAAAAAATGAGTTACATATAGTTGATTCAACTACAAATAAAGTTTTAAAAACTTGTAAATTACAAGGTGATTATATGAGTGGAGGAATGATGATTTCTCCTGATGGAACTAAAGCTTATGTTTTACAAGATACTTGGGGTGCAATATATGGATATGATTTAAATAGTTGTGAAAATTTCTTTAGAGCAAAATTATCTTATGATAATGTACGAGCAATGTCGATTTTTTCATTTACATTAAGTACAGATGGAAAAAAACTCTATACTATTTCTAATCCCACACAAATGCTAAATGATAGATATAAAGTTTTAGATCCTGTATTTAAAACATTTAGCACGGCTGATGGATTGGAAGCAAAACCAGTTGATAGTTTTAAAGCGCCAAGACAAATAACAGTTATGGCAACCGCTGATGATGGAACATTATATGCTTCTGGTTCAAATATTTATAAAATCGACCCAGAAAAAAAAGAGTTTACAATAGCTGCAAAATTAAGAAATTGGGATAAGGTAAATTACTCTTCAGCTGATGTTTTAGCAATGTGGCCAATAGGAAATGTATCAAAAGAATTTTTACTTATGTACACAGCTGCAAAATTTCCAAATGATAAAATGGATATGAATGAAGCCCAACTTGTTTGGGGAGCAACAAGAGTTGATTTAAAAACAAATGAGATAGTTCAAGAAGATTTTGCTCCACTTGAAAGTGTAATGTTTACAGGTATGACTCATCCAAAAGATACAAATCTTTTATATGGAGTTTTAACAGATTTAACAAAATTTGATAGAAAAAATCAAAAAGTTTTAAAAAGAGTATATTTAGACCACTCTTATTATTGTATAAATTTTGCAACTGATGCTTCTAAAATCTATTTAGGTGGAACATTTAACGATATTGCAGTTTATAATCCAGATACTTTGGAAAAAATTGAAACTATTAAATTACCTGAGGGTGATGTTGGTGCTGGAACTCTACAAGTATTTAGAATTAAGTAA
- a CDS encoding helix-turn-helix domain-containing protein has translation MFSFKTFEPHIELQKWIKSYWIVNYQKINFNNIQEKIVIPYDNVCLLFVIDTSNSITSSKTGIYVCPPTMNKQILKFNENIYYIDISLYPGVFYKLFGIPVSQLEDRIYEINELSLDFDLSILEILHDLKENIHSTVNYLNNYFFKIFSNINEDSILMNIYQLTKNCNLDTFYQQNRLSIRQVQRKVKEFTGVTPKDIQRINRFYNTLKTIKINKNLLDFGNIATENNFYDQSSFIKEFKFFTGFTPKQFLENSDNFLQYRCNIFS, from the coding sequence TTGTTTAGTTTTAAAACATTCGAACCACATATAGAATTACAAAAATGGATAAAATCATATTGGATTGTTAACTATCAAAAAATAAATTTTAATAACATTCAAGAGAAAATAGTTATTCCATATGATAATGTATGTTTACTATTTGTAATTGATACTTCAAATTCAATTACTTCAAGTAAAACAGGGATATATGTTTGTCCACCAACAATGAACAAGCAAATTCTAAAATTTAATGAAAATATATACTATATTGATATTTCTTTATATCCAGGAGTTTTTTATAAGCTATTTGGAATTCCTGTTTCCCAATTGGAAGATAGAATTTATGAAATAAATGAACTATCTTTAGATTTTGATTTATCAATACTTGAAATTTTACATGATTTAAAAGAGAATATTCATAGCACTGTTAACTATCTAAATAATTACTTCTTTAAAATTTTCAGCAATATTAATGAAGATTCTATTTTAATGAATATATACCAACTAACAAAAAATTGTAATTTAGATACTTTTTATCAACAAAATAGATTATCAATAAGACAAGTTCAAAGAAAAGTTAAAGAATTTACAGGAGTAACACCAAAAGATATTCAAAGAATAAATAGATTTTACAATACATTAAAAACTATAAAAATCAATAAAAATCTTCTAGATTTTGGAAATATTGCAACGGAAAACAACTTTTATGATCAATCATCTTTTATAAAAGAATTCAAATTTTTTACGGGATTTACACCTAAACAATTTTTAGAAAATTCTGATAATTTTCTTCAATATAGATGTAATATCTTCTCTTAG
- the peaA gene encoding quinohemoprotein amine dehydrogenase subunit alpha, with protein MNYKRLSKIGLGALLSSLPLFAIDAQIGKEIINSKCTACHVGNLDDGLSRISDQRKTPEGWYMTVKRMQREHGLSITRDEETNVIKYLSDYQGLTPDEIKPYSYVLDKTPNVQEEGKDDLLTEMCVRCHSEARIGLQRRTANEWNSLVNYHVAQFPSFEVQAQARDRDWFGVAQNEVVPYLEENFGKDKAKFDKYKKSVKNYELPKKWITYGHTPILGDFTAVLTLIKSTDESYAMLMDYKYASGQEYKARGIAVIYGESELRASFTVNGVKYRQILHINPKTNSFEGRMFESLHPENGSTLVGKAKDSKETTLLAVYPKAVKAGEKATLSIVGTNLSGNVKLPSTLKVLSTIKHTDNEIVLDVIANKNVKTFDGSTSIGAKIFKNSLAVYDKVDYIKVTPDYAISRIGGDEGKDKILKEYATFEAIGYLNGKDGKKGTDDDVELGVIPATWHLEAFDEQAVEDKDLDYVGQIDEKTGKFTPNISGPNEKRKLMTNNAGNISVVATYKDGNVELSEKSHMIVTVPKFVNPPIN; from the coding sequence TTGAACTATAAAAGATTATCTAAAATTGGACTTGGAGCTTTATTATCTTCATTACCATTGTTTGCAATTGATGCACAAATAGGAAAAGAGATTATAAATAGTAAATGTACTGCCTGTCACGTGGGCAATTTAGACGATGGTTTAAGCAGAATATCTGACCAAAGAAAAACACCTGAGGGTTGGTATATGACTGTTAAAAGAATGCAAAGGGAACATGGTTTATCAATTACAAGAGATGAAGAAACAAATGTAATTAAATATCTTTCTGATTATCAAGGTTTAACACCAGATGAAATAAAACCTTACTCTTATGTATTAGATAAAACACCAAATGTTCAAGAAGAAGGTAAAGATGACCTTTTAACTGAAATGTGTGTTAGATGTCACTCTGAAGCTAGAATTGGACTTCAAAGAAGAACTGCAAATGAATGGAATAGTTTAGTAAATTATCATGTTGCACAATTCCCTTCTTTTGAGGTTCAAGCACAAGCAAGAGATAGAGATTGGTTTGGTGTAGCTCAAAATGAAGTAGTTCCATATTTAGAAGAAAATTTTGGAAAAGATAAAGCAAAATTTGACAAATACAAAAAATCTGTAAAAAATTATGAATTACCTAAAAAATGGATTACATATGGACATACTCCAATACTTGGTGATTTTACAGCTGTTTTAACACTAATAAAAAGTACAGATGAATCTTATGCAATGCTTATGGATTATAAATATGCTTCAGGACAAGAGTACAAAGCAAGAGGAATAGCTGTTATTTATGGGGAAAGTGAACTAAGAGCTTCTTTTACAGTAAATGGGGTTAAATATAGACAAATTTTACATATAAATCCAAAAACAAATAGTTTTGAAGGAAGAATGTTTGAATCACTTCATCCTGAAAATGGTTCAACTTTAGTAGGAAAAGCAAAAGACTCAAAAGAGACAACTTTATTAGCAGTTTATCCAAAAGCTGTAAAAGCTGGAGAAAAAGCTACTCTTTCAATAGTTGGTACAAATTTATCTGGAAATGTTAAATTACCAAGTACTTTAAAAGTTTTAAGCACTATTAAACATACAGATAATGAAATTGTATTAGATGTTATTGCAAATAAAAATGTAAAAACTTTTGATGGAAGTACTTCAATTGGAGCAAAAATATTTAAAAATAGTTTAGCTGTATATGATAAAGTTGATTATATAAAAGTGACTCCTGATTATGCAATTTCAAGAATTGGTGGAGATGAAGGTAAAGATAAAATTTTAAAAGAGTATGCAACTTTTGAAGCAATTGGATATTTAAATGGAAAAGATGGGAAAAAAGGAACAGATGATGATGTTGAATTAGGTGTAATACCTGCAACTTGGCATTTAGAAGCCTTTGATGAACAAGCTGTTGAAGATAAAGATTTAGATTATGTTGGTCAAATAGATGAAAAAACAGGGAAATTTACACCAAATATATCTGGACCTAATGAAAAAAGAAAATTGATGACAAATAATGCAGGAAATATAAGTGTGGTTGCAACATATAAAGATGGTAATGTTGAGTTAAGTGAAAAATCTCATATGATTGTAACAGTTCCTAAATTTGTAAATCCACCAATTAACTAA
- the peaB gene encoding quinohemoprotein amine dehydrogenase maturation protein gives MSINNYSLIKTNYHILNVDSKEFLFHIPTSSVFELSPESSKLLKQIENNEEIFKYDQEIVEEFKELNILGGKFFAKVEDTKIEKFPAKALILNVTSGCNLSCTYCYKADLTSLKNGGQMTFEIAKSAIDMFYKESPHLKEYSITFFGGEPISNLPLIKEIIAYANEFFESKDLKIGYSMTTNATLLTEEIIHYLHDSRVDLTVSIDGPEALHNKTRVYENGKGSYEKVVKNVAKLLSIYKNRTVGARVTLTKGVTDIPTIWNHLRHDLNFKEVGFAPVTSGDSDFYNLSDNDLAKVFSGFKELGEDYIKEAIKGNFNGFSNLHRTVIDIHEGRKKKLPCGAGVGLLSVSYKGDIDLCHRFTGSDYPSFGNIEKGLDKLALGTFLEKRANEKDTNCQTCRIRNLCAGGCYHESYIKYGTPEKSVLHYCDDMRNWIDFAVEAYIRIQAGNPEFFTKYFK, from the coding sequence ATGAGTATTAATAATTATAGTTTAATAAAAACTAATTATCACATTTTAAATGTTGATTCAAAAGAGTTTCTATTTCATATTCCAACTTCATCGGTATTTGAACTCTCACCTGAGAGTTCAAAACTGTTGAAACAAATAGAAAATAATGAAGAGATTTTTAAATATGACCAAGAAATAGTTGAAGAGTTTAAAGAGTTAAATATTTTAGGTGGGAAATTTTTCGCAAAAGTAGAAGATACAAAAATCGAAAAATTCCCTGCAAAAGCTTTGATTTTAAATGTGACATCTGGATGTAATCTTAGTTGTACATATTGTTATAAAGCAGATTTAACTTCTTTAAAAAATGGTGGACAAATGACATTTGAAATAGCAAAAAGTGCTATTGATATGTTTTATAAAGAATCACCACATTTAAAAGAGTATTCAATTACTTTTTTTGGTGGAGAACCTATTAGTAATTTGCCTTTAATAAAAGAAATTATTGCTTATGCAAATGAGTTTTTTGAAAGTAAAGATTTAAAAATCGGTTATTCAATGACAACGAATGCAACACTACTAACTGAAGAGATAATTCATTATCTTCATGATAGTAGAGTTGATTTAACAGTTAGTATTGATGGACCAGAAGCTTTACATAATAAAACAAGAGTTTATGAAAATGGAAAAGGAAGTTACGAAAAAGTTGTTAAAAATGTAGCTAAATTACTCTCTATTTATAAAAATAGAACAGTTGGCGCAAGGGTAACTCTTACAAAAGGAGTAACGGATATTCCAACAATTTGGAATCATTTAAGACATGATTTAAATTTTAAAGAAGTAGGTTTTGCACCAGTTACTTCAGGAGATAGTGATTTTTACAATTTATCAGATAATGATTTAGCAAAGGTTTTCTCTGGATTTAAAGAGCTAGGTGAAGATTATATAAAAGAGGCTATTAAAGGCAATTTTAATGGTTTTTCAAATTTACATAGAACTGTAATTGATATTCATGAGGGAAGAAAGAAAAAATTACCTTGTGGAGCAGGAGTTGGATTACTTTCTGTTTCATACAAAGGTGATATTGATTTATGCCATAGATTTACAGGTTCTGATTATCCATCATTTGGAAACATCGAAAAAGGACTTGATAAATTAGCTTTAGGTACTTTTTTAGAAAAAAGAGCAAATGAAAAAGATACAAATTGCCAAACTTGTAGAATTAGAAATTTATGTGCTGGTGGTTGTTATCATGAGAGTTATATAAAGTATGGAACACCAGAAAAATCAGTATTACACTATTGTGATGATATGAGAAACTGGATTGATTTTGCAGTAGAAGCATATATTAGAATTCAAGCTGGGAATCCAGAATTCTTTACAAAATATTTTAAATAA
- the qhpC gene encoding quinohemoprotein amine dehydrogenase subunit gamma — protein MKHLKPITPKAKLFDDAIKEGTTDEVIAMSSIVGCVTTFDPGWEVDSDGGVASLCQPLEADLYGCSDPCWWPTQVPDTSSSYKKWADKAPSSKDSWRELDNVYPKI, from the coding sequence ATGAAACATTTAAAACCAATAACACCAAAAGCAAAGCTTTTTGATGATGCAATAAAAGAAGGAACTACTGATGAAGTTATTGCAATGTCAAGTATTGTAGGTTGCGTAACTACATTTGACCCAGGATGGGAAGTTGATAGCGATGGAGGAGTTGCAAGTTTATGTCAACCTTTAGAGGCAGATTTATACGGTTGTTCGGATCCTTGTTGGTGGCCAACCCAAGTTCCAGATACATCTTCTAGTTATAAAAAATGGGCTGATAAAGCTCCATCATCAAAAGATAGTTGGCGAGAACTAGATAATGTATATCCAAAAATATAA
- the peaD gene encoding quinohemoprotein amine dehydrogenase subunit beta, with the protein MLNKKFIKSGLGLLSFSLILSSSLSTNLNAANVELKSNHNYLVTVTRPNNIVLVDLEKNEMINECKIDEAFSPGAIVLSPNNKVAFVLGEYGEEIGGYEIETCKKVFHTSLTQGNIRAKSLFGLSVNEDGTKVYAIYNRTEMLNDRYKVLPPYFSVYNVADGIGAKPVKSFEMPRQTTVVSTGKDGTVYVVGSDLYKVNPNSGDIKVAKKIVKWGKEGFSDLDSAANYIIGQQTGDLTALYATVKYDNPKNPSDEEGTTYWGITSVDLNTGEIIQQEISEYETLMFTAIRSPKDQNILYGVLNDLTKFDLKEQKVLKRVVTDHTYYSVVPSMDGEKLYLGGCLNDISVYDANTLEKLGNIKLTGDMGSAALQVFKTK; encoded by the coding sequence ATGTTAAATAAGAAATTTATAAAAAGTGGTTTAGGATTGTTAAGCTTTTCACTAATTTTATCTTCAAGTTTAAGTACAAATCTTAATGCAGCAAATGTTGAATTAAAATCAAATCATAATTATTTGGTTACTGTTACAAGACCAAATAATATAGTTTTAGTAGATTTAGAAAAAAATGAAATGATAAATGAGTGTAAAATAGATGAAGCATTTTCTCCCGGAGCAATAGTATTATCTCCAAATAATAAAGTTGCATTTGTTTTAGGTGAATATGGTGAAGAAATTGGTGGATATGAAATAGAAACTTGTAAAAAAGTATTTCATACTTCTTTAACTCAAGGAAATATTAGAGCAAAATCTTTATTTGGTTTATCAGTTAATGAAGATGGAACAAAAGTTTATGCAATTTATAATAGAACAGAAATGCTAAATGATAGATATAAAGTTTTACCTCCATATTTTTCAGTTTACAATGTAGCTGATGGAATTGGTGCAAAACCAGTTAAAAGTTTTGAGATGCCAAGACAAACAACAGTTGTTTCAACTGGAAAAGATGGAACAGTTTATGTGGTTGGTTCTGATTTATATAAAGTAAATCCAAATAGTGGTGATATAAAAGTTGCAAAAAAAATAGTTAAATGGGGGAAAGAGGGGTTTAGTGATTTAGATTCTGCTGCAAACTATATAATAGGTCAACAAACAGGAGATTTAACAGCTTTATATGCAACAGTGAAATATGATAATCCAAAAAATCCATCTGATGAAGAAGGAACTACATATTGGGGAATTACAAGTGTTGATTTAAATACAGGAGAAATAATTCAACAAGAAATTTCAGAATATGAAACTTTGATGTTTACAGCAATTAGAAGTCCAAAAGATCAAAATATCTTATATGGGGTTTTAAATGATTTAACAAAATTTGATTTAAAAGAGCAAAAAGTGTTAAAAAGAGTTGTTACAGACCATACATATTATAGTGTTGTTCCATCAATGGATGGAGAAAAATTATATCTTGGTGGTTGTTTAAATGATATTTCTGTTTATGATGCAAATACATTGGAAAAACTAGGTAATATCAAATTAACAGGCGATATGGGTTCAGCTGCTCTTCAAGTGTTTAAAACTAAATAG
- a CDS encoding ABC transporter ATP-binding protein — MFKNTIYPLLKENKRGFIIIFFFSILVSLGAVLQPFIMQHIIDDAILASNLNQLVILVTISFFLTIFSMVISSVNEIYYTSNSMNILFKFRKIVFNKLFLHNKSFMTKYHSADLMSRVQGDISELQRFYTDSLFAIFSTIISLVFISFIIYSYNIKLMILILIFLPIEFFCLKPLYPYMHDSTKNIRESTSNIGKFFIESFRYILVLKNLGAKQMTISKLDVIQEDYKKVVIKNKKLNLIFTQVPALISLLGKTIIISYGGYLTITNELKLGELMAFLTYFGMILAPVHTILGVMNNLPKVKVSLNRVLEILPKDEKTEMLKTVNYDISIKDLSFSYGNNQIFNKLNLKIKENSKIAIIGKNGAGKSTFGDLLCGLQSAQNGTILLGNEEIGKNDYSNFSNYIVKLEQTPIIFDDTLKGNLLLAKIDASDEELISALKLTGMNSWFENLKDALDTNIYESGDNISGGQKQRIALSRIILLKPKVIILDEFTSSIDEKDTLWFYENITKLFPNSTIIAITHHLNMLNNFEKVYLLENQDLKEYQNA; from the coding sequence ATGTTTAAAAATACAATTTATCCTCTCTTAAAAGAAAATAAGAGAGGATTTATTATTATCTTCTTTTTTTCGATTCTTGTATCTTTAGGTGCAGTTTTACAGCCATTTATTATGCAACATATAATCGATGATGCAATATTAGCTTCAAATTTAAATCAATTAGTTATATTAGTAACAATTTCATTTTTTTTGACAATTTTTAGTATGGTTATTAGTAGTGTAAATGAAATATATTACACTTCAAACTCTATGAATATTTTATTTAAATTTAGAAAAATTGTGTTTAATAAACTCTTTTTGCATAATAAAAGTTTTATGACAAAATACCATTCAGCTGATTTAATGTCGAGAGTTCAAGGTGATATTAGTGAACTTCAAAGATTTTATACTGATTCATTGTTTGCAATATTTTCAACTATCATTAGTCTTGTATTTATCTCATTTATTATCTATTCATATAATATAAAACTAATGATACTTATTTTAATTTTTTTGCCAATAGAATTTTTTTGCTTAAAGCCCCTTTATCCATATATGCATGACAGTACAAAAAATATAAGAGAGAGTACTTCAAATATTGGTAAATTTTTTATTGAGAGTTTTAGATATATTTTAGTTCTAAAAAATCTTGGTGCAAAACAAATGACAATTTCAAAACTTGATGTTATTCAAGAGGATTACAAAAAAGTTGTAATCAAAAACAAAAAATTAAATCTAATTTTCACACAAGTTCCAGCACTTATTTCCTTACTTGGAAAAACAATTATTATCTCTTATGGAGGATATTTAACTATTACAAATGAGTTAAAACTTGGTGAATTAATGGCCTTTTTAACATATTTTGGAATGATATTAGCTCCTGTACATACAATTTTAGGAGTTATGAATAATCTTCCAAAAGTAAAAGTGAGTCTAAATAGAGTTTTAGAAATATTACCAAAAGATGAAAAAACAGAGATGTTAAAAACAGTTAATTATGATATTAGTATAAAAGATTTGAGTTTTTCATATGGCAATAATCAAATATTTAATAAGTTAAATTTAAAGATAAAAGAGAATAGCAAAATTGCAATTATAGGTAAAAATGGAGCAGGAAAAAGTACCTTTGGAGATTTACTTTGTGGTTTACAAAGTGCACAAAATGGAACTATATTATTAGGAAATGAAGAAATAGGAAAAAATGATTATTCAAACTTCTCAAACTATATTGTAAAACTAGAGCAAACGCCGATAATCTTTGATGATACTTTAAAAGGAAACCTACTTTTAGCAAAAATAGATGCAAGTGATGAAGAACTTATATCTGCTCTAAAATTAACAGGCATGAATTCTTGGTTTGAAAATTTAAAAGATGCACTTGATACAAATATTTATGAATCAGGTGATAATATTTCTGGTGGACAAAAACAAAGAATTGCACTATCTAGAATAATTTTATTAAAACCAAAAGTGATAATACTCGATGAATTCACCTCTTCAATAGATGAAAAAGATACTCTTTGGTTTTATGAAAATATCACAAAACTTTTTCCAAATTCAACTATTATTGCTATTACTCATCATCTTAATATGTTAAATAATTTTGAAAAAGTTTATTTATTGGAAAATCAAGATTTAAAAGAGTATCAAAATGCCTAA
- the qhpE gene encoding subtilisin-like serine protease QhpE — protein MPKDIFVALIDSGCSFETYEKLAIKVENNKIITTTQNEIKYKHGDVIGEIISSNENIKLYDIQVFDENLRTTPSHIIGALTYLLDKKVDVINMSLGLKTNYKEIEDLCKKLNSKGVIIISSFPRSGSDFVFPASYDEVISVTSDGKCQENEISCIDLEKSLFGANPFSKVEGVGGSSVAVAIFTKYFCEKLQKDLSKEEILTEIKKGCKNESK, from the coding sequence ATGCCTAAGGATATTTTTGTAGCTTTAATAGATAGTGGTTGCAGCTTTGAAACCTATGAAAAGCTTGCAATAAAAGTTGAAAATAATAAAATTATCACAACAACTCAAAATGAAATTAAATACAAACATGGAGATGTTATAGGTGAAATAATATCTTCTAATGAAAATATAAAACTATATGATATTCAAGTATTTGATGAAAATCTAAGAACAACACCCTCTCATATAATTGGAGCTTTAACTTATCTTTTGGATAAAAAAGTAGATGTTATAAATATGAGTTTAGGACTTAAAACAAACTATAAAGAGATTGAAGATTTATGTAAAAAACTAAATTCAAAAGGTGTAATAATTATCTCCTCTTTCCCAAGAAGTGGATCTGATTTTGTATTTCCAGCTTCTTATGATGAGGTAATCAGTGTAACTTCTGATGGAAAGTGCCAAGAGAATGAAATTAGTTGTATAGATTTAGAAAAATCACTTTTTGGAGCGAATCCTTTTTCAAAGGTTGAGGGTGTTGGAGGTTCAAGTGTTGCCGTTGCAATATTTACAAAATATTTTTGTGAGAAATTGCAAAAAGATTTAAGTAAAGAAGAGATTTTAACTGAAATAAAAAAAGGTTGTAAAAATGAATCAAAATAA